The Flavobacterium sp. HJ-32-4 genome contains a region encoding:
- a CDS encoding DUF349 domain-containing protein, translating to MVAAPSEEGIAEAIAASVQEADIAEPVAETETVSSDAEEVPAPADATPSEDAPEVTENDAVAAINESNAEEGEHETTTIPEKDYEALDLEELVAEFEKLAAVDNVMSVRHHVEKLRNAFQSKYLHFIDEKRKEFYQQEPESTEEFQYHLPLKQKFDKLYSIYRDSKNRHLKDVQRNLETNLAERLAIVEELKELINPNENIKDTLRHFNELRERWKNAGPIPKDKYNHVWNNYHFHVENFYDYLHLDRDARDADFRHNLEKKERIITRAQELLNETDILKAFRELQDLHRIWKEEIGPVSREHREDVWNRFSAITKQMHDKRESMSEEIRARENANLEKKKEIIAQIAALSEEKQAGHSGWQKQVEKVEALRNAFFAVGKVPSEVNEQTWAEFKTAVRTFNSVKNNFYKDIKREQTDNLNRKLALVAKANELKDTEDFAAATPAMKQIQEEWKTIGHVPRKYSDKIWKDFREACNLYFERLKANRNEANSEELEAFEKKKAYLETLKDFEFTGDHRTDLANIKTHIEHWKTLGKVPMSRRHVDGKFNKVLDVLFEKLSLSKKDSEMARFSSRIDQFAGGNDTRRLDNEKIFLMRKIDETNSEILQLENNIQFFSSKDPKKENPMVAEVRKNIQRHKDELEVLKEKLRQLRNIGKASEAKPAQAEASETETPTEE from the coding sequence ATGGTGGCAGCGCCGTCGGAAGAAGGCATTGCCGAAGCGATTGCGGCCAGTGTGCAGGAAGCGGACATCGCGGAACCTGTGGCAGAAACAGAAACGGTTTCATCGGATGCGGAGGAAGTACCTGCCCCTGCTGATGCAACCCCTTCAGAGGACGCACCAGAGGTAACGGAAAACGACGCCGTGGCTGCCATTAACGAATCGAATGCCGAAGAGGGCGAGCACGAAACGACCACGATTCCGGAAAAAGACTACGAAGCACTTGACCTTGAGGAACTGGTAGCCGAGTTCGAGAAACTGGCGGCGGTCGACAATGTAATGTCGGTGCGTCACCATGTGGAAAAACTGCGCAATGCCTTCCAGTCGAAATACCTGCATTTCATTGACGAAAAGCGGAAAGAATTCTACCAACAGGAGCCGGAAAGTACAGAGGAATTCCAGTACCACCTGCCCCTCAAACAGAAATTCGACAAATTATACAGCATCTACCGCGACAGCAAAAACCGTCACCTGAAAGACGTGCAGCGGAACCTCGAAACCAACCTGGCCGAACGCCTGGCAATCGTAGAGGAACTGAAAGAGCTGATCAACCCGAACGAGAATATCAAGGATACGCTCCGCCACTTCAACGAGTTGCGCGAACGGTGGAAAAACGCTGGGCCGATTCCGAAAGACAAATACAACCACGTGTGGAACAATTACCACTTCCACGTGGAAAACTTCTACGATTACCTCCACCTTGACCGCGATGCACGCGACGCCGATTTCCGCCATAACCTCGAGAAAAAGGAACGCATCATCACCCGGGCGCAGGAGTTGCTGAACGAAACCGACATTCTCAAAGCCTTCCGCGAACTGCAGGACCTGCACCGGATCTGGAAGGAAGAAATCGGGCCCGTATCACGCGAGCACCGCGAAGACGTCTGGAACCGTTTCTCGGCGATTACCAAGCAGATGCACGACAAGCGCGAATCGATGTCGGAGGAAATCCGTGCCCGCGAAAATGCCAACCTTGAGAAGAAAAAGGAAATCATCGCGCAGATTGCGGCACTGTCTGAAGAAAAACAAGCCGGCCACTCCGGATGGCAAAAACAGGTCGAGAAAGTCGAAGCGCTGCGCAACGCCTTCTTCGCCGTTGGAAAAGTGCCATCAGAGGTGAACGAACAAACCTGGGCCGAGTTCAAAACGGCAGTCCGGACGTTCAACTCGGTTAAGAACAACTTCTATAAAGACATCAAGCGCGAGCAAACCGACAACCTCAACCGGAAGTTGGCGCTCGTGGCGAAGGCAAACGAACTGAAAGATACCGAGGATTTCGCGGCGGCCACTCCGGCTATGAAGCAAATCCAGGAGGAATGGAAAACGATCGGCCATGTGCCGCGTAAGTATTCCGATAAGATCTGGAAGGATTTCCGCGAGGCCTGTAACCTCTATTTCGAGCGCCTGAAAGCCAACCGCAACGAAGCGAATTCAGAGGAACTGGAAGCTTTCGAGAAGAAAAAAGCGTATCTCGAAACCCTGAAAGACTTTGAATTTACGGGTGACCACCGCACCGATCTGGCCAATATCAAGACCCACATCGAGCATTGGAAAACCCTGGGCAAAGTGCCGATGTCACGTCGCCACGTAGACGGGAAGTTCAACAAAGTACTCGACGTGCTGTTCGAAAAACTCAGCCTTAGCAAGAAAGACTCCGAAATGGCGCGTTTCAGCAGCCGTATCGATCAGTTCGCCGGTGGAAACGACACCCGTCGCCTGGATAACGAGAAGATCTTCCTGATGCGTAAAATCGACGAGACCAACTCCGAAATCCTGCAATTGGAGAACAACATACAGTTCTTCAGCAGCAAGGACCCGAAGAAGGAAAATCCGATGGTAGCGGAGGTACGGAAGAACATCCAGCGTCATAAAGACGAACTGGAGGTATTGAAAGAAAAACTCCGACAGTTGCGGAACATCGGCAAAGCCAGCGAGGCGAAACCCGCGCAGGCAGAGGCCTCCGAAACCGAAACGCCCACAGAAGAATAA
- the hemN gene encoding oxygen-independent coproporphyrinogen III oxidase, with product MNEQLIRKYNVPGPRYTSYPTVPYWDADTFSATAWRDSIRKSYDESRNDGISLYIHLPFCESMCTFCGCTKRITKNHDVEDPYIRSVLKEWRMYVEMLGEKPKIAELHLGGGTPTFFSSKNLEDLINGIFALGQRTATTELGFEGHPNNTTRQHLETLYKLGFRRVSFGVQDYSERVQRAINRLQPFEHVKEVTEAARSVGYTSIGHDLIYGLPFQTLNDVIDTISKTVALQPDRLAFYSYAHTPWLKGNGQRGFREEDLPRDAEKRMLYETGKRMLSDAGYHEIGMDHFALTTDSLFTATENGALHRNFMGYTTASTRMMIGLGVSAIGDSWYGFAQNTKNLEDYHQLIEWDTLPLLRGHILTTEDLIVRQHILNLMCRLKTEWTGAEAFLFSDEILEELKEFEKDGLLTISGKSLVVEEAGRPFVRNICMALDLRLRRNKPETRLFSLTV from the coding sequence ATGAACGAGCAACTTATCCGGAAATACAACGTTCCGGGCCCCCGCTACACGAGCTATCCGACCGTTCCGTATTGGGACGCCGACACCTTTTCCGCCACGGCATGGCGCGATTCGATCCGGAAATCGTATGACGAAAGCCGGAACGATGGCATCAGCCTGTATATCCACCTGCCGTTCTGCGAAAGTATGTGTACGTTTTGCGGTTGCACCAAGCGTATTACGAAAAACCATGATGTGGAAGACCCCTACATCCGTTCGGTGCTGAAAGAATGGCGGATGTATGTAGAGATGTTGGGCGAGAAACCGAAAATCGCGGAACTCCACCTCGGCGGCGGCACGCCTACTTTCTTCTCCTCAAAGAACCTGGAAGACCTCATCAACGGCATTTTCGCGCTCGGTCAACGAACCGCCACCACCGAATTGGGGTTTGAGGGACATCCGAACAATACCACACGCCAACACCTGGAAACCCTTTACAAACTGGGCTTTCGCCGCGTGAGTTTCGGCGTACAGGATTATTCCGAACGCGTGCAGCGGGCGATCAACCGGCTCCAGCCTTTTGAACATGTCAAGGAGGTGACAGAGGCCGCCCGTTCGGTGGGTTACACCTCGATTGGCCATGATTTGATTTACGGACTCCCCTTCCAAACGCTTAACGATGTCATCGATACGATTTCGAAGACCGTAGCCCTGCAACCCGATCGCCTGGCCTTTTACAGCTACGCACACACACCCTGGCTCAAAGGAAACGGACAACGCGGTTTCCGGGAGGAAGACCTGCCGCGCGACGCCGAAAAACGGATGCTATACGAAACCGGCAAGCGGATGCTGTCGGACGCCGGCTACCATGAAATCGGCATGGACCATTTCGCGCTTACCACCGACAGCCTGTTCACTGCCACCGAAAACGGCGCGCTCCACCGGAATTTCATGGGCTATACAACCGCTTCCACGCGGATGATGATCGGTCTCGGCGTTTCCGCCATCGGCGACAGTTGGTATGGCTTTGCCCAAAACACCAAAAACCTCGAGGACTACCACCAACTGATTGAATGGGATACGTTGCCGTTGCTACGCGGACATATCCTGACCACAGAAGACCTCATCGTGCGGCAACACATCCTGAACCTGATGTGCCGGCTCAAAACCGAGTGGACGGGTGCCGAAGCCTTTTTATTTTCAGATGAGATCCTGGAGGAGCTGAAGGAATTTGAAAAAGACGGATTGCTTACGATATCTGGAAAGTCGCTGGTGGTAGAAGAAGCCGGCCGTCCTTTTGTGCGCAACATCTGCATGGCACTCGATCTTCGTTTACGACGCAACAAGCCCGAAACGCGGTTGTTTTCACTGACAGTCTGA